A stretch of Gossypium hirsutum isolate 1008001.06 chromosome A06, Gossypium_hirsutum_v2.1, whole genome shotgun sequence DNA encodes these proteins:
- the LOC107962852 gene encoding uncharacterized protein isoform X3, giving the protein MVWMVNQQVGRGRSRTWGVALLCWLFIMLVTPKIPLSYRNHLYADMRNFVGVPNTLNVITNFPFLIVGVLGFVLCLGGGSFFNIRLPGEMWGWLLFYGGTASVAFGSAYYHLRPDDNRVLLDTLPMTIAYSSLFSTFILERLGERIGLSCLFSLVVLAVLSTSYARTFNDLRLCMIFQLIPCIAIPIMTFLFPPKYTHSRYWLWTVGVFILAKMEALADMKIYRANNYIISGHSLEHLCSAIAPVLVTVMLMHRSCRFPRLGEIKECP; this is encoded by the exons aTGGTTTGGATGGTGAATCAACAGGTAGGAAGAGGAAGAAGTCGAACATGGGGAGTTGCATTGCTTTGTTGGCTTTTCATCATGTTGGTTACTCCAAAGATCCCACTTTCTTACAGGAACCATCTCTATGCTGACATGCGCAACTTCGTAG GAGTTCCTAACACGTTGAATGTGATCACCAATTTCCCATTTCTGATTGTGGGTGTTCTTGGGTTTGTTCTTTGCCTTGGAGGAGGAAGCTTTTTCAATATAAG ATTGCCAGGAGAGATGTGGGGCTGGCTGCTTTTCTATGGAGGAACTGCTAGTGTGGCTTTTGGTTCTGCTTATTATCATCTCAGGCCTGATGACAATCGAGTACTTCTGGACACCTTGCCG ATGACGATTGCTTATTCCTCTCTTTTTTCTACTTTTATACTCGAGAGACTCGGAGAAAGAATTGGATTAAGTTGCCTTTTTTCACTAGTAGTTCTTGCTGTTCTAAGCACGAGTTATGCAAG AACATTTAATGATCTTCGGTTGTGCATGATATTCCAGTTAATTCCGTGCATTGCTATTCCGATCATGACATTTTTGTTCCCACCTAAATATACCCACTCTAGATACTGGCTTTGGACGGTAG GAGTTTTCATCCTGGCCAAAATGGAAGCTCTAGCTGACATGAAGATATACCGcgcaaataattatattatcagTGGACACTCCTTGGAGCACCTGTGTTCTGCAATCGCCCCTGTTCTGGTTACAGTTATGCTTATGCATAGGAGCTGCAGATTCCCGAG ATTAGGTGAAATCAAAGAATGTCCCTGA
- the LOC107962852 gene encoding uncharacterized protein isoform X2, producing MVWMVNQQVGRGRSRTWGVALLCWLFIMLVTPKIPLSYRNHLYADMRNFVGVPNTLNVITNFPFLIVGVLGFVLCLGGGSFFNIRLPGEMWGWLLFYGGTASVAFGSAYYHLRPDDNRVLLDTLPMTIAYSSLFSTFILERLGERIGLSCLFSLVVLAVLSTSYARTFNDLRLCMIFQLIPCIAIPIMTFLFPPKYTHSRYWLWTVGVFILAKMEALADMKIYRANNYIISGHSLEHLCSAIAPVLVTVMLMHRSCRFPSGSHDRLGEIKECP from the exons aTGGTTTGGATGGTGAATCAACAGGTAGGAAGAGGAAGAAGTCGAACATGGGGAGTTGCATTGCTTTGTTGGCTTTTCATCATGTTGGTTACTCCAAAGATCCCACTTTCTTACAGGAACCATCTCTATGCTGACATGCGCAACTTCGTAG GAGTTCCTAACACGTTGAATGTGATCACCAATTTCCCATTTCTGATTGTGGGTGTTCTTGGGTTTGTTCTTTGCCTTGGAGGAGGAAGCTTTTTCAATATAAG ATTGCCAGGAGAGATGTGGGGCTGGCTGCTTTTCTATGGAGGAACTGCTAGTGTGGCTTTTGGTTCTGCTTATTATCATCTCAGGCCTGATGACAATCGAGTACTTCTGGACACCTTGCCG ATGACGATTGCTTATTCCTCTCTTTTTTCTACTTTTATACTCGAGAGACTCGGAGAAAGAATTGGATTAAGTTGCCTTTTTTCACTAGTAGTTCTTGCTGTTCTAAGCACGAGTTATGCAAG AACATTTAATGATCTTCGGTTGTGCATGATATTCCAGTTAATTCCGTGCATTGCTATTCCGATCATGACATTTTTGTTCCCACCTAAATATACCCACTCTAGATACTGGCTTTGGACGGTAG GAGTTTTCATCCTGGCCAAAATGGAAGCTCTAGCTGACATGAAGATATACCGcgcaaataattatattatcagTGGACACTCCTTGGAGCACCTGTGTTCTGCAATCGCCCCTGTTCTGGTTACAGTTATGCTTATGCATAGGAGCTGCAGATTCCCGAG TGGAAGTCATGACAGATTAGGTGAAATCAAAGAATGTCCCTGA
- the LOC107962852 gene encoding uncharacterized protein isoform X1 yields the protein MVWMVNQQVGRGRSRTWGVALLCWLFIMLVTPKIPLSYRNHLYADMRNFVGVPNTLNVITNFPFLIVGVLGFVLCLGGGSFFNIRLPGEMWGWLLFYGGTASVAFGSAYYHLRPDDNRVLLDTLPMTIAYSSLFSTFILERLGERIGLSCLFSLVVLAVLSTSYARTFNDLRLCMIFQLIPCIAIPIMTFLFPPKYTHSRYWLWTVGVFILAKMEALADMKIYRANNYIISGHSLEHLCSAIAPVLVTVMLMHRSCRFPRKSYCFLLLGSGSHDRLGEIKECP from the exons aTGGTTTGGATGGTGAATCAACAGGTAGGAAGAGGAAGAAGTCGAACATGGGGAGTTGCATTGCTTTGTTGGCTTTTCATCATGTTGGTTACTCCAAAGATCCCACTTTCTTACAGGAACCATCTCTATGCTGACATGCGCAACTTCGTAG GAGTTCCTAACACGTTGAATGTGATCACCAATTTCCCATTTCTGATTGTGGGTGTTCTTGGGTTTGTTCTTTGCCTTGGAGGAGGAAGCTTTTTCAATATAAG ATTGCCAGGAGAGATGTGGGGCTGGCTGCTTTTCTATGGAGGAACTGCTAGTGTGGCTTTTGGTTCTGCTTATTATCATCTCAGGCCTGATGACAATCGAGTACTTCTGGACACCTTGCCG ATGACGATTGCTTATTCCTCTCTTTTTTCTACTTTTATACTCGAGAGACTCGGAGAAAGAATTGGATTAAGTTGCCTTTTTTCACTAGTAGTTCTTGCTGTTCTAAGCACGAGTTATGCAAG AACATTTAATGATCTTCGGTTGTGCATGATATTCCAGTTAATTCCGTGCATTGCTATTCCGATCATGACATTTTTGTTCCCACCTAAATATACCCACTCTAGATACTGGCTTTGGACGGTAG GAGTTTTCATCCTGGCCAAAATGGAAGCTCTAGCTGACATGAAGATATACCGcgcaaataattatattatcagTGGACACTCCTTGGAGCACCTGTGTTCTGCAATCGCCCCTGTTCTGGTTACAGTTATGCTTATGCATAGGAGCTGCAGATTCCCGAG AAAAAGTTATTGTTTTCTCTTACTTGGTAGTGGAAGTCATGACAGATTAGGTGAAATCAAAGAATGTCCCTGA